A single genomic interval of Thermodesulfatator atlanticus DSM 21156 harbors:
- a CDS encoding molybdopterin-dependent oxidoreductase produces MKRREFLKLNVAGFVCWVAASLEVPRVFAKASFRPVLIWDKSRCLGCRACMAACQLERGYEPEEMVLKLNPYEEGTPPEVKVSFKREVCRQCQEPTCVEACAQKALSRLPSGVVEVNQERCVGCGDCVEACPYQGVSLFEGKAIKCDLCLDLVKEGQWPRCAAVCPSGALVFGNLASPTGALAKLLAANPALLDALRRHLNIAVPKGAPDKPDLIAKEPHLPEGVRLAYTTCLACNARCGLRVWVKDDEVIRVEGNPYHPYNRAGKHIPYETPLKDAILEKAGICAKPLFDNDYLKNPYRIRVPLKRNGPRGSGKFVPISWETLIKEIAEGGKLFAHLGDDTYYPGIKDVLSDKPIDPSAPELGPKRNQLIWITGRSQAGRKHFIKRFVNQAVGSKNCIGHTDICGLGFRMGNYAFSDGKQVEFKADFLNAEYILVFGANLYAALQPSLTFVGSILADRVAQGKLKFVVIDPRAHEATHSAAEWIPVKPGKDGALALGILRVLLEEGLFDRDFLSIPSLDAAKKKIRNVFTNATHLVVLEGDEAGRFLRAKDLPGLSGDEPVVVKDGRLVPASKCLTAQLEWEGEVSGKKVKTAFLLFKESVFKHPLSFYAQESGVDEGTIRRLAHDFARHGAKSVAFAYHGGGNYVGGAYASYAIALLNALAGNVNLKGGYLCPGKGAAPWRKGLYDLKKFPGAKKPKGIKISREKAAYEKTSEFRKNGYPSKLPWFPFTKGGLSLSALAGIDQAYPYPAKILFTYFYNPVYTTPGGRRFIETLKCTKRVPLHVSIDVTVNETNIYADYIVPDITYLEGQYGFLTPHAPGEKFTAVRTPLVLPKTGQTKDGRPFCLETFLIDLAVYLGLPGFGPKAIPGKDGLYPLYQAEDYYLRGIANLAYNAKVKPASKEEQDFVAKNYLVAQFEDLLPEDEWQRVCTVLVRGGVFYPSDTVFDSRGNFKAGIPKVCLWNEKLALSRNSLTGNPFWGTVRYEISRDAFGSSIAELDKDFPLTLISHKTALHTQSRTICYRKALVYEGEPHLLLNPKDAKRLGLKDGQSVRVWSRSFKEGLKAKVKISSLVRPGCSVYPFHYGHTQHGASSLIVKNGSQVFLGGAAIFDGMRLIPDEKRKIGFNPNVLSRLDESLFNLPLVDLLGGIPDFSSTRIKISKI; encoded by the coding sequence ATGAAAAGGCGAGAGTTTTTAAAGTTAAATGTGGCGGGCTTTGTTTGTTGGGTAGCAGCTTCTCTTGAGGTCCCCAGGGTTTTTGCCAAGGCCTCTTTTAGGCCGGTTCTTATTTGGGATAAGTCCCGTTGTTTGGGTTGCAGGGCCTGCATGGCCGCCTGTCAGCTTGAGCGGGGCTATGAGCCGGAAGAAATGGTGTTAAAGCTCAACCCCTACGAAGAGGGGACGCCCCCTGAGGTTAAAGTTTCTTTTAAGCGCGAAGTTTGTCGGCAGTGCCAAGAACCCACCTGTGTTGAAGCTTGTGCGCAAAAGGCCCTCTCGCGTCTTCCCTCTGGAGTTGTTGAAGTAAATCAGGAACGCTGTGTGGGTTGCGGTGATTGTGTGGAGGCCTGTCCCTATCAAGGGGTTTCTCTTTTTGAAGGAAAGGCGATCAAGTGTGACCTTTGCCTTGATTTGGTTAAAGAGGGCCAGTGGCCCCGGTGTGCTGCTGTTTGTCCTTCAGGGGCCCTTGTTTTTGGCAACCTGGCTTCTCCAACAGGTGCCCTTGCCAAACTTCTTGCTGCTAATCCAGCCCTTTTAGATGCTTTGAGGCGTCATCTTAACATAGCGGTGCCCAAGGGAGCGCCTGATAAACCCGATCTTATTGCAAAGGAGCCTCATCTCCCTGAAGGTGTGCGCCTTGCCTATACCACCTGTCTTGCGTGTAATGCCAGGTGTGGCCTGCGGGTTTGGGTAAAAGACGATGAAGTCATCCGCGTGGAAGGAAACCCCTATCATCCTTACAACCGCGCAGGCAAACATATTCCCTACGAAACTCCCCTTAAGGATGCGATTCTTGAAAAAGCAGGCATTTGTGCCAAGCCGCTTTTTGATAACGACTATTTGAAAAACCCTTATCGCATTCGGGTCCCTCTTAAACGAAACGGCCCAAGGGGTTCAGGTAAGTTTGTGCCTATTTCCTGGGAGACCTTGATTAAAGAGATCGCAGAGGGAGGTAAACTTTTTGCCCATCTTGGGGATGATACTTATTACCCCGGGATAAAAGACGTTCTCTCTGATAAGCCCATTGACCCTTCCGCCCCGGAGCTTGGTCCTAAGCGCAACCAATTGATATGGATTACCGGGCGCTCTCAAGCAGGGCGTAAACACTTTATAAAGCGTTTTGTTAATCAGGCTGTTGGTTCCAAAAACTGTATCGGCCATACTGACATCTGCGGTCTTGGTTTTCGCATGGGTAACTACGCTTTCTCCGACGGCAAACAGGTAGAATTCAAAGCCGATTTCTTGAATGCCGAATACATTCTGGTCTTTGGGGCCAACCTTTATGCTGCGCTTCAGCCAAGCCTCACCTTTGTGGGAAGTATCCTTGCTGACCGGGTTGCCCAGGGCAAGCTAAAGTTCGTGGTGATAGATCCCAGGGCCCATGAAGCTACGCATAGTGCCGCAGAATGGATCCCTGTTAAACCTGGTAAGGATGGTGCCCTTGCCCTGGGGATTTTACGAGTGCTCTTAGAAGAAGGGCTCTTTGACAGGGATTTTCTTTCAATTCCCAGTCTTGATGCCGCGAAAAAGAAAATACGCAATGTTTTCACTAACGCCACCCATTTGGTTGTTCTTGAGGGAGACGAAGCCGGCCGTTTCTTGCGGGCCAAGGACCTTCCAGGTCTTTCTGGTGATGAACCGGTGGTGGTTAAAGACGGGCGCCTTGTGCCGGCAAGCAAGTGTTTAACCGCACAACTTGAATGGGAAGGCGAAGTTTCTGGCAAAAAGGTAAAAACAGCCTTTTTGCTCTTTAAAGAATCGGTTTTTAAGCATCCGCTTTCTTTTTACGCGCAAGAATCAGGCGTTGACGAAGGCACCATCAGACGACTTGCCCATGATTTTGCCAGGCATGGTGCAAAAAGTGTGGCCTTTGCTTATCACGGGGGCGGAAACTATGTAGGCGGGGCCTATGCCAGCTACGCTATAGCGCTTTTAAATGCCTTGGCTGGCAATGTGAACCTTAAAGGCGGCTACCTCTGCCCTGGGAAAGGTGCGGCTCCCTGGCGCAAAGGCTTGTATGACCTTAAAAAATTCCCGGGAGCTAAAAAGCCTAAAGGGATAAAGATTTCGCGCGAAAAAGCCGCCTATGAAAAAACAAGCGAGTTTCGCAAAAATGGCTATCCCTCAAAGCTTCCGTGGTTTCCTTTTACCAAAGGAGGGCTATCACTTTCGGCTCTAGCAGGAATTGACCAGGCCTATCCCTATCCTGCCAAGATCCTTTTTACGTATTTTTACAATCCCGTTTACACTACTCCTGGCGGCAGGCGGTTTATAGAAACACTCAAGTGCACTAAGCGAGTCCCCTTGCACGTTTCCATTGACGTTACCGTTAACGAAACCAATATCTACGCGGATTACATTGTCCCGGACATTACTTATCTTGAGGGGCAGTATGGCTTTTTAACACCTCATGCCCCTGGCGAGAAGTTTACCGCGGTGCGCACACCGCTTGTGCTACCTAAAACCGGCCAGACCAAAGACGGCAGACCCTTTTGCCTGGAAACCTTCCTGATAGACCTTGCGGTTTATCTGGGGCTTCCAGGATTTGGCCCAAAGGCCATCCCTGGAAAAGACGGCCTTTATCCTCTTTATCAGGCGGAAGACTACTACCTGAGAGGGATCGCTAACTTGGCTTATAACGCCAAAGTCAAGCCTGCCTCAAAGGAAGAACAAGACTTTGTCGCCAAAAACTATCTTGTGGCACAATTTGAAGACTTGCTCCCTGAAGATGAATGGCAAAGGGTATGCACGGTGCTTGTGCGTGGCGGGGTCTTTTATCCGTCTGATACCGTGTTTGACTCCCGTGGGAATTTCAAAGCAGGGATCCCCAAGGTTTGCCTTTGGAACGAAAAACTTGCTCTTAGTCGCAACAGTCTAACGGGGAACCCTTTCTGGGGCACCGTACGCTATGAAATCTCCCGTGACGCCTTTGGTAGTAGCATCGCAGAGCTTGATAAAGACTTCCCTCTTACGCTTATTAGTCACAAGACGGCCCTTCACACCCAGTCACGAACGATTTGCTATCGTAAGGCCCTGGTTTACGAAGGAGAGCCTCATCTCCTACTAAATCCAAAAGATGCCAAACGCCTTGGTTTAAAGGACGGGCAAAGCGTAAGGGTGTGGTCCCGCTCTTTTAAAGAGGGTTTAAAGGCAAAGGTAAAGATTTCTTCTCTCGTGCGTCCTGGATGCAGCGTTTATCCCTTTCATTACGGACACACCCAGCATGGAGCTTCTTCTTTAATAGTTAAAAACGGCTCCCAGGTCTTTTTAGGGGGTGCGGCGATTTTTGACGGCATGCGCCTTATCCCGGATGAAAAAAGAAAAATAGGCTTTAACCCTAACGTTCTTAGTCGTTTAGACGAGAGTCTTTTTAATCTTCCCTTGGTGGACCTTTTAGGGGGTATCCCCGATTTCAGTAGCACGCGTATAAAAATTTCAAAAATTTAA